Proteins co-encoded in one Lasioglossum baleicum chromosome 14, iyLasBale1, whole genome shotgun sequence genomic window:
- the LOC143215529 gene encoding osmotic avoidance abnormal protein 3 isoform X1, whose protein sequence is MRNNMRRTSTFLFGPKYSKLPRVLEAISMIFKLPQSVVTTDPITKCCTLESGGSGKVYQFDAAFAPEASTESVYENVGSVIVEAVLDGYNGTVFAYGQTGCGKSHTMRGFIDRALDHIFEATSTASKDMRYLALLSYLEIYNEKLRDLLQDGNSDLLMLKEDPNRGTYVAGGLREVTVKDAQECARLVEQGDRRRALAATKMNAASSRSHAVLTLSLETLAINEDNQSENNVKRGRLHLVDLAGSERQTRTGATGDRLKEAASINLSLSALGNVISALAAGHGRHVPYRDSKLTRLLRDSLGGNARTLMIACVSPSDADAEETLSTLRYAARARCIKNKPVINEDPKDALLRQYQLELQRLRSLLESNDQSTVKEIPDSVSKLDTEDEEDRIQAEYLEEVEKWKKECEHSNLSAQRLREELEVLKSRYEGIGLNGIPSKPVSQAPMDEQDREREERRKKKREAAMQEVLKRLEKLTIGGEAQGNEELRRRREKRRKKLETLASVLESGAQEGNGSVFQVYGQLRSTEDALKRMAKRVKQLEAEAADLQASWDAERRDLLRRELLTSQICDVMVPHLRPGCPFRDVAAVRAMATWCDELGRWRLPDNSPHIILPPPSLIHKDNTRYSIPPSKPDLNNNSNGKDIEDEIGNEADNEESSEHEETKKMDIADAYFRRNRIDKLLAHVREAKTFDSSSRISRSGGSEDTIPMGGNYLQLNALNLQTSAPVIGDMDTYKPTPRLPMSRFGRPGWMSEDTSVTKGLYPTAMKRNPPRILEALPSYPQGTNGSIKFGNKAVAERISSRLIQNETSENRSPLVDHDRSPTY, encoded by the exons ATGCGCAACAACATGCGCAGAAcaagtaccttcttatttgggCCCAAGTATAGCAAATTACCACGTGTTCTCGAAGCTATTTCAATGATTTTCAAACTTCCGCAGAGCGTGGTGACGACCGACCCGATCACAAAATGTTGCACCCTGGAGTCTGGTGGGAGCGGCAAGGTGTACCAGTTCGACGCAGCGTTTGCCCCGGAAGCGAGCACCGAGTCGGTGTACGAAAACGTCGGCTCGGTGATCGTGGAGGCAGTCCTGGACGGCTACAACGGCACGGTGTTCGCGTACGGTCAAACCGGCTGCGGGAAGTCGCACACAATGCGAGGATTCATCGACCGGGCGCTGGACCACATCTTCGAGGCAACGTCGACCGCCAGCAAGGACATGAGGTACCTGGCTCTGCTTAGCTACCTGGAGATCTACAACGAAAAGTTACGGGATTTGTTGCAAGATGGGAACAGCGATTTACTGATGCTGAAGGAAGACCCGAACCGTGGCACGTATGTAGCTGGTGGTTTGAGAGAGGTCACCGTGAAGGACGCCCAGGAATGCGCACGATTGGTGGAGCAAGGTGATAGGAGAAGAGCTCTTGCAGCTACCAAGATGAACGCCGCTAGCTCTAGAAGTCACGCTGTGCTGACACTTTCCTTGGAAACGTTAGCTATAAACGAAGACAACCAATCGGAGAATAATGTTAAAAGGGGAAGGCTGCATTTAGTGGATCTGGCTGGGTCTGAGAGGCAGACTAGGACTGGGGCCACTGGGGATAGGCTGAAGGAAGCAGCTAGTATTAATTTGAGCCTGTCTGCGTTGGGGAACGTGATCAGTGCTCTGGCTGCTGGACATGGACGACATGTGCCTTACAG AGACAGCAAGCTGACGAGACTGCTAAGGGACAGCCTCGGTGGCAACGCGAGAACGTTGATGATCGCCTGCGTGAGTCCCAGCGACGCAGACGCTGAGGAAACTCTGAGCACCCTGCGGTACGCGGCTAGAGCTCGATGTATCAAGAACAAGCCCGTGATCAACGAAGATCCGAAGGACGCTCTGCTAAGACAATACCAACTAGAATTGCAGCGTCTTCGCAGCTTGTTAGAATCCAACGATCAGTCTACAGTAAAAGAGATCCCTGACTCTGTATCCAAACTGGATACAGAAGACGAAGAGGATAGAATCCAGGCGGAGTATTTGGAGGAAGTCGAGAAATGGAAGAAGGAATGTGAGCACTCAAACTTGTCCGCTCAGAGGCTTCGGGAAGAGTTGGAGGTTTTGAAGTCTCGCTACGAGGGAATCGGACTGAATGGTATACCTTCCAAACCTGTCTCCCAGGCGCCGATGGACGAACAGGATCgggaaagagaggagaggcggaagaagaagagagaagcgGCTATGCAGGAGGTGCTGAAGAGATTGGAGAAGCTGACTATCGGAGGAGAAGCGCAAGGGAACGAGGAGCTGAGGAGAAGGCGcgagaagaggaggaagaaacTGGAAACTCTTGCTTCTGTGTTGGAGTCCGGCGCCCAGGAGGGCAATGGCAGTGTCTTCCAAGTCTACGGTCAACTTAG GTCCACAGAGGACGCCCTGAAGAGGATGGCGAAGAGGGTAAAGCAGCTGGAAGCAGAGGCAGCTGATCTCCAAGCATCGTGGGACGCGGAACGACGCGATCTTCTTCGCAGAGAATTACTCACATCCCAGATATGCGATGTAATGGTCCCCCATCTTCGACCTGGATGTCCGTTTCGAGATGTCGCTGCTGTAAGAGCAATGGCGACCTGGTGCGACGAGTTAGGTCGCTGGAGACTACCCGACAACTCGCCGCACATTATTCTTCCTCCACCGTCGTTGATCCACAAGGACAACACACGGTACTCCATACCGCCTTCCAAGCCTGATCTGAACAACAACAGCAACGGCAAAGATATCGAGGATGAAATCGGCAACGAAGCTGATAATGAAGAGAGCAGCGAACACGAGGAGACCAAGAAGATGGACATCGCCGACGCGTACTTCCGCAGAAATAGGATCGATAAGTTGCTGGCGCATGTTAGGGAAGCCAAGACGTTCG ATTCCAGCAGTCGAATCAGCAGGTCCGGCGGCTCCGAGGACACGATTCCAATGGGAGGCAATTACCTGCAGCTGAACGCTCTGAATCTACAAACCAGCGCGCCAGTGATCGGTGACATGGACACCTACAAGCCAACGCCACGTCTACCAATGAGTCGCTTCGGACGGCCAGGTTGGATGTCAGAGGACACCTCGGTCACCAAGGGTCTCTATCCCACAGCGATGAAGAGGAATCCTCCCAGAATActggaggccttaccttcgtacCCGCAAGGCACAAATGGAAGCATCAAGTTTGGGAACAAAGCTGTAGCGGAGAGGATATCGTCGAGATTGATCCAGAATGAAACTAGTGAAAACCGATCTCCTTTAGTCGACCATGATCGATCTCCTACCTACTGA
- the LOC143215529 gene encoding osmotic avoidance abnormal protein 3 isoform X2 yields the protein MSESVKVAVRCRPMNARELQQGCRSVVTTDPITKCCTLESGGSGKVYQFDAAFAPEASTESVYENVGSVIVEAVLDGYNGTVFAYGQTGCGKSHTMRGFIDRALDHIFEATSTASKDMRYLALLSYLEIYNEKLRDLLQDGNSDLLMLKEDPNRGTYVAGGLREVTVKDAQECARLVEQGDRRRALAATKMNAASSRSHAVLTLSLETLAINEDNQSENNVKRGRLHLVDLAGSERQTRTGATGDRLKEAASINLSLSALGNVISALAAGHGRHVPYRDSKLTRLLRDSLGGNARTLMIACVSPSDADAEETLSTLRYAARARCIKNKPVINEDPKDALLRQYQLELQRLRSLLESNDQSTVKEIPDSVSKLDTEDEEDRIQAEYLEEVEKWKKECEHSNLSAQRLREELEVLKSRYEGIGLNGIPSKPVSQAPMDEQDREREERRKKKREAAMQEVLKRLEKLTIGGEAQGNEELRRRREKRRKKLETLASVLESGAQEGNGSVFQVYGQLRSTEDALKRMAKRVKQLEAEAADLQASWDAERRDLLRRELLTSQICDVMVPHLRPGCPFRDVAAVRAMATWCDELGRWRLPDNSPHIILPPPSLIHKDNTRYSIPPSKPDLNNNSNGKDIEDEIGNEADNEESSEHEETKKMDIADAYFRRNRIDKLLAHVREAKTFDSSSRISRSGGSEDTIPMGGNYLQLNALNLQTSAPVIGDMDTYKPTPRLPMSRFGRPGWMSEDTSVTKGLYPTAMKRNPPRILEALPSYPQGTNGSIKFGNKAVAERISSRLIQNETSENRSPLVDHDRSPTY from the exons atgagcGAGTCCGTGAAAGTGGCCGTGAGATGTCGGCCAATGAACGCGCGGGAACTGCAACAGGGATGCAGG AGCGTGGTGACGACCGACCCGATCACAAAATGTTGCACCCTGGAGTCTGGTGGGAGCGGCAAGGTGTACCAGTTCGACGCAGCGTTTGCCCCGGAAGCGAGCACCGAGTCGGTGTACGAAAACGTCGGCTCGGTGATCGTGGAGGCAGTCCTGGACGGCTACAACGGCACGGTGTTCGCGTACGGTCAAACCGGCTGCGGGAAGTCGCACACAATGCGAGGATTCATCGACCGGGCGCTGGACCACATCTTCGAGGCAACGTCGACCGCCAGCAAGGACATGAGGTACCTGGCTCTGCTTAGCTACCTGGAGATCTACAACGAAAAGTTACGGGATTTGTTGCAAGATGGGAACAGCGATTTACTGATGCTGAAGGAAGACCCGAACCGTGGCACGTATGTAGCTGGTGGTTTGAGAGAGGTCACCGTGAAGGACGCCCAGGAATGCGCACGATTGGTGGAGCAAGGTGATAGGAGAAGAGCTCTTGCAGCTACCAAGATGAACGCCGCTAGCTCTAGAAGTCACGCTGTGCTGACACTTTCCTTGGAAACGTTAGCTATAAACGAAGACAACCAATCGGAGAATAATGTTAAAAGGGGAAGGCTGCATTTAGTGGATCTGGCTGGGTCTGAGAGGCAGACTAGGACTGGGGCCACTGGGGATAGGCTGAAGGAAGCAGCTAGTATTAATTTGAGCCTGTCTGCGTTGGGGAACGTGATCAGTGCTCTGGCTGCTGGACATGGACGACATGTGCCTTACAG AGACAGCAAGCTGACGAGACTGCTAAGGGACAGCCTCGGTGGCAACGCGAGAACGTTGATGATCGCCTGCGTGAGTCCCAGCGACGCAGACGCTGAGGAAACTCTGAGCACCCTGCGGTACGCGGCTAGAGCTCGATGTATCAAGAACAAGCCCGTGATCAACGAAGATCCGAAGGACGCTCTGCTAAGACAATACCAACTAGAATTGCAGCGTCTTCGCAGCTTGTTAGAATCCAACGATCAGTCTACAGTAAAAGAGATCCCTGACTCTGTATCCAAACTGGATACAGAAGACGAAGAGGATAGAATCCAGGCGGAGTATTTGGAGGAAGTCGAGAAATGGAAGAAGGAATGTGAGCACTCAAACTTGTCCGCTCAGAGGCTTCGGGAAGAGTTGGAGGTTTTGAAGTCTCGCTACGAGGGAATCGGACTGAATGGTATACCTTCCAAACCTGTCTCCCAGGCGCCGATGGACGAACAGGATCgggaaagagaggagaggcggaagaagaagagagaagcgGCTATGCAGGAGGTGCTGAAGAGATTGGAGAAGCTGACTATCGGAGGAGAAGCGCAAGGGAACGAGGAGCTGAGGAGAAGGCGcgagaagaggaggaagaaacTGGAAACTCTTGCTTCTGTGTTGGAGTCCGGCGCCCAGGAGGGCAATGGCAGTGTCTTCCAAGTCTACGGTCAACTTAG GTCCACAGAGGACGCCCTGAAGAGGATGGCGAAGAGGGTAAAGCAGCTGGAAGCAGAGGCAGCTGATCTCCAAGCATCGTGGGACGCGGAACGACGCGATCTTCTTCGCAGAGAATTACTCACATCCCAGATATGCGATGTAATGGTCCCCCATCTTCGACCTGGATGTCCGTTTCGAGATGTCGCTGCTGTAAGAGCAATGGCGACCTGGTGCGACGAGTTAGGTCGCTGGAGACTACCCGACAACTCGCCGCACATTATTCTTCCTCCACCGTCGTTGATCCACAAGGACAACACACGGTACTCCATACCGCCTTCCAAGCCTGATCTGAACAACAACAGCAACGGCAAAGATATCGAGGATGAAATCGGCAACGAAGCTGATAATGAAGAGAGCAGCGAACACGAGGAGACCAAGAAGATGGACATCGCCGACGCGTACTTCCGCAGAAATAGGATCGATAAGTTGCTGGCGCATGTTAGGGAAGCCAAGACGTTCG ATTCCAGCAGTCGAATCAGCAGGTCCGGCGGCTCCGAGGACACGATTCCAATGGGAGGCAATTACCTGCAGCTGAACGCTCTGAATCTACAAACCAGCGCGCCAGTGATCGGTGACATGGACACCTACAAGCCAACGCCACGTCTACCAATGAGTCGCTTCGGACGGCCAGGTTGGATGTCAGAGGACACCTCGGTCACCAAGGGTCTCTATCCCACAGCGATGAAGAGGAATCCTCCCAGAATActggaggccttaccttcgtacCCGCAAGGCACAAATGGAAGCATCAAGTTTGGGAACAAAGCTGTAGCGGAGAGGATATCGTCGAGATTGATCCAGAATGAAACTAGTGAAAACCGATCTCCTTTAGTCGACCATGATCGATCTCCTACCTACTGA
- the LOC143215529 gene encoding osmotic avoidance abnormal protein 3 isoform X3 produces the protein MRGFIDRALDHIFEATSTASKDMRYLALLSYLEIYNEKLRDLLQDGNSDLLMLKEDPNRGTYVAGGLREVTVKDAQECARLVEQGDRRRALAATKMNAASSRSHAVLTLSLETLAINEDNQSENNVKRGRLHLVDLAGSERQTRTGATGDRLKEAASINLSLSALGNVISALAAGHGRHVPYRDSKLTRLLRDSLGGNARTLMIACVSPSDADAEETLSTLRYAARARCIKNKPVINEDPKDALLRQYQLELQRLRSLLESNDQSTVKEIPDSVSKLDTEDEEDRIQAEYLEEVEKWKKECEHSNLSAQRLREELEVLKSRYEGIGLNGIPSKPVSQAPMDEQDREREERRKKKREAAMQEVLKRLEKLTIGGEAQGNEELRRRREKRRKKLETLASVLESGAQEGNGSVFQVYGQLRSTEDALKRMAKRVKQLEAEAADLQASWDAERRDLLRRELLTSQICDVMVPHLRPGCPFRDVAAVRAMATWCDELGRWRLPDNSPHIILPPPSLIHKDNTRYSIPPSKPDLNNNSNGKDIEDEIGNEADNEESSEHEETKKMDIADAYFRRNRIDKLLAHVREAKTFDSSSRISRSGGSEDTIPMGGNYLQLNALNLQTSAPVIGDMDTYKPTPRLPMSRFGRPGWMSEDTSVTKGLYPTAMKRNPPRILEALPSYPQGTNGSIKFGNKAVAERISSRLIQNETSENRSPLVDHDRSPTY, from the exons ATGCGAGGATTCATCGACCGGGCGCTGGACCACATCTTCGAGGCAACGTCGACCGCCAGCAAGGACATGAGGTACCTGGCTCTGCTTAGCTACCTGGAGATCTACAACGAAAAGTTACGGGATTTGTTGCAAGATGGGAACAGCGATTTACTGATGCTGAAGGAAGACCCGAACCGTGGCACGTATGTAGCTGGTGGTTTGAGAGAGGTCACCGTGAAGGACGCCCAGGAATGCGCACGATTGGTGGAGCAAGGTGATAGGAGAAGAGCTCTTGCAGCTACCAAGATGAACGCCGCTAGCTCTAGAAGTCACGCTGTGCTGACACTTTCCTTGGAAACGTTAGCTATAAACGAAGACAACCAATCGGAGAATAATGTTAAAAGGGGAAGGCTGCATTTAGTGGATCTGGCTGGGTCTGAGAGGCAGACTAGGACTGGGGCCACTGGGGATAGGCTGAAGGAAGCAGCTAGTATTAATTTGAGCCTGTCTGCGTTGGGGAACGTGATCAGTGCTCTGGCTGCTGGACATGGACGACATGTGCCTTACAG AGACAGCAAGCTGACGAGACTGCTAAGGGACAGCCTCGGTGGCAACGCGAGAACGTTGATGATCGCCTGCGTGAGTCCCAGCGACGCAGACGCTGAGGAAACTCTGAGCACCCTGCGGTACGCGGCTAGAGCTCGATGTATCAAGAACAAGCCCGTGATCAACGAAGATCCGAAGGACGCTCTGCTAAGACAATACCAACTAGAATTGCAGCGTCTTCGCAGCTTGTTAGAATCCAACGATCAGTCTACAGTAAAAGAGATCCCTGACTCTGTATCCAAACTGGATACAGAAGACGAAGAGGATAGAATCCAGGCGGAGTATTTGGAGGAAGTCGAGAAATGGAAGAAGGAATGTGAGCACTCAAACTTGTCCGCTCAGAGGCTTCGGGAAGAGTTGGAGGTTTTGAAGTCTCGCTACGAGGGAATCGGACTGAATGGTATACCTTCCAAACCTGTCTCCCAGGCGCCGATGGACGAACAGGATCgggaaagagaggagaggcggaagaagaagagagaagcgGCTATGCAGGAGGTGCTGAAGAGATTGGAGAAGCTGACTATCGGAGGAGAAGCGCAAGGGAACGAGGAGCTGAGGAGAAGGCGcgagaagaggaggaagaaacTGGAAACTCTTGCTTCTGTGTTGGAGTCCGGCGCCCAGGAGGGCAATGGCAGTGTCTTCCAAGTCTACGGTCAACTTAG GTCCACAGAGGACGCCCTGAAGAGGATGGCGAAGAGGGTAAAGCAGCTGGAAGCAGAGGCAGCTGATCTCCAAGCATCGTGGGACGCGGAACGACGCGATCTTCTTCGCAGAGAATTACTCACATCCCAGATATGCGATGTAATGGTCCCCCATCTTCGACCTGGATGTCCGTTTCGAGATGTCGCTGCTGTAAGAGCAATGGCGACCTGGTGCGACGAGTTAGGTCGCTGGAGACTACCCGACAACTCGCCGCACATTATTCTTCCTCCACCGTCGTTGATCCACAAGGACAACACACGGTACTCCATACCGCCTTCCAAGCCTGATCTGAACAACAACAGCAACGGCAAAGATATCGAGGATGAAATCGGCAACGAAGCTGATAATGAAGAGAGCAGCGAACACGAGGAGACCAAGAAGATGGACATCGCCGACGCGTACTTCCGCAGAAATAGGATCGATAAGTTGCTGGCGCATGTTAGGGAAGCCAAGACGTTCG ATTCCAGCAGTCGAATCAGCAGGTCCGGCGGCTCCGAGGACACGATTCCAATGGGAGGCAATTACCTGCAGCTGAACGCTCTGAATCTACAAACCAGCGCGCCAGTGATCGGTGACATGGACACCTACAAGCCAACGCCACGTCTACCAATGAGTCGCTTCGGACGGCCAGGTTGGATGTCAGAGGACACCTCGGTCACCAAGGGTCTCTATCCCACAGCGATGAAGAGGAATCCTCCCAGAATActggaggccttaccttcgtacCCGCAAGGCACAAATGGAAGCATCAAGTTTGGGAACAAAGCTGTAGCGGAGAGGATATCGTCGAGATTGATCCAGAATGAAACTAGTGAAAACCGATCTCCTTTAGTCGACCATGATCGATCTCCTACCTACTGA